The proteins below are encoded in one region of Taeniopygia guttata chromosome 15, bTaeGut7.mat, whole genome shotgun sequence:
- the ADORA2A gene encoding adenosine receptor A2a gives MLVHGKDDFLSDIAYIILELIIAVLAILGNILVCWAVYLNSNLQNVTNYFVVSLAAADIAVGVLAIPFAITISTGFCAFFYGCLFIACFVLVLTQSSIFSLLAIAIDRIIAIRIPLRYNGLVTGSRAKGIIAICWVLSFIIGLTPMLGWHKRAQIEELGSNWSSPINCSNSMVACLFEAVVTMEYMVYYNFFACVLLPLLLMFGIYLKIFMAARRQLKQMENKMVHGERSRSTLQKEVHAAKSLAIIVGLFAVCWLPLHIINCFTLFCPNCAHAPLWLMYLAIILSHANSVVNPLIYAYRIREFRHTFRKIISQHILGRKEPFKAGAASSRTSTHGGDAENASIRISEYALEVYTNGEIHRDPEKQDLNKCKAGLEWHQNGNALDLETNGHLPHSCKNGILSDACLNRELHSEELIDAQVSYSDLERAAFAAADVS, from the exons ATGCTAGTACATGGGAAAGACGACTTCCTCTCAGACATAGCCTACATCATCCTGGAACTGATCATCGCTGTGCTGGCCATCCTGGGCAACATCCTGGTCTGCTGGGCCGTCTATTTGAACAGCAACTTGCAGAACGTCACCAActattttgtggtgtccctggctgctgctgacaTTGCTGTGGGGGTGCTGGCAATCCCCTTTGCCATCACCATCAGCACTGGCTTCTGTGCCTTCTTCTATGGCTGCCTTTTCATTGCCTGCTTTGTCCTGGTCTTGACTCAGAGCTCCATCTTCAGCCTCCTTGCTATCGCCATCGACAGAATCATTGCCATCCGAATACCCCTCAG GTACAATGGCTTGGTGACCGGCTCTCGAGCCAAAGGCATCATTGCCATCTGCTGGGTGTTGTCCTTCATCATCGGCCTGACCCCAATGCTGGGGTGGCACAAGCGTGCCCAGATCGAAGAGCTGGGTTCCAACTGGTCCTCTCCCATCAACTGCAGCAACAGCATGGTGGCGTGTCTCTTCGAGGCTGTGGTCACCATGGAGTACATGGTCTACTACAACTTCTTTGCCTGtgtgctcctgcccctccttctcaTGTTTGGTATCTACTTGAAAATCTTCATGGCAGCCCGGCGCCAGCTCAAGCAGATGGAGAACAAGATGGTACACGGGGAACGTTCCCGCTCCACGTTGCAGAAGGAAGTCCATGCAGCCAAGTCTTTAGCCATCATTGTCGGGCTGTTTGCAGTCTGCTGGCTTCCACTACACATCATTAACTGCTTTACCCTTTTTTGCCCAAATTGCGCCCatgctcccctctggctgatGTATCTGGCTATTATCCTGTCTCACGCTAACTCGGTTGTAAACCCCCTAATTTATGCCTACCGCATCAGGGAGTTCCGACACACCTTCCGTAAAATCATCAGCCAGCACATCCTGGGCCGCAAGGAGCCGTTCAAAGCGggagcagccagctccaggACTTCCACCCATGGCGGGGATGCAGAGAACGCCAGCATACGGATCAGTGAGTATGCACTAGAGGTATACACCAACGGAGAGATCCACAGGGATCCCGAAAAGCAGGACTTAAACAAATGCAAAGCTGGCTTGGAATGGCACCAGAATGGAAATGCTCTGGACTTGGAGACAAATGGGCATCTGCCACATTCCTGCAAAAATGGGATTCTCTCAGATGCATGCCTGAACAGGGAGCTTCACAGTGAAGAGCTAATTGATGCCCAGGTGTCTTATTCAGATCTGGAAAGAGCAGCCTTTGCTGCAGCTGATGTTTCCTGA